The nucleotide sequence CGGCTGACGTGGCCGGCGAAATCGTGAATGGTCTTGCTGCGGACATTGCGAAAGTCCCAACACAGAAGGTGGTCCCCATGGCCAAGGGGCAACGGTAAATCAGAGAGGTCAACCCATGAGACAGATTTCCATACAAATCCCTGACGATGCCTTGACCGCCCTTATGCTCCCCCAGGAGGGGCAAGACCGGATCGGTGGTGAACTGCTGTTGCTGGCGGCCGCCAAGCTCTACGAGCTGGGCCGGCTTTCTTCGGGAGCCGCCGCCCGTCTTGCCGGGATTCCACGCACTGTGTTTCTTGCCCGCCTGGCTGAATATGGCGTGGACACCTTCGATCTGACCGAAGAGGAGTTGCACGGGGAGGCGCGCCTTGCCGCGAACCATCTCTAACACCTCCCCGTTCCAATACCTGCACCAAATTGGCCAGTTGGAGTTACTGCCGGCCCTGGTTCAGAACGTCCTTGTGCCGCCTGCCGTGGTGGACGAGTTGGCCGCCGGTCGGGCCATGGGGCTTGATCTTCCCTCTCCCGAGGCGTTGCCGTGGGTGACGATTCAGGCCCCGGCAAGCATGGCCGCCCTGCCTCTTGTCCGGGACCTCGGCCCGGGAGAATCCCAGGCCTTGGCCCTTGCTCTCGAATATCCCGGTGCCGTGGTGATCCTGGACGACAAGCTGGGGCGGCACGTGGCCCGCTCGCTTAGCGTTCTCCACACGGGCACGCTTGGTGTCCTGATTGACGCCAAAAGGGCCGGGCTACTCCCTGCCGTTGCTCCCTTGATCGACAGGCTTCACGCTTGCGGTTTTCGTCTCACGGCAAAGGCACGGCAAGCGGTGCTCAATGTGGCGGGTGAAACAGCAAGATAATCCTGTGCGAGAGGGGAGAAGGGGCAGGCGATGGGCATCCAATTCGTGGTTGATGAAGCAGGGAATCCCATTTCCGTCGTGGTCCCCCTCGCAGAATGGGAGGCCTTGCTTGCCAGGATGCTGTCTTTTGATCCGGAAGACGAAACCCTACGATATCCTTCCTGGACCCCCGCAAACCAGAAGCGCTTCTTGGAGTCCTTGTCAGCGAAAAGCCTTCCTGCGGCATCTCGCCGCAGGGGAAAGAGAGCCGCATCCTCCAGGGTGCCCGGGAGGCGTTGGCCATCGCCAGAGGTGAAATGCCTCAGGACGCCAATGCGTTGGGCAGCGATGCCTATCCCACCGTTCCTTGGATGGTCGAAGCCATCAAGCCCTTGCCTGACTATCGGCTTGAGGTGACGTTCGCTGATGGACTCCATGGGGTTGTGGACCTCTCGCACATACCGCACACGGGCGTGTTCGCGGTGTGGGACGAGCCCGGATATTTCGAGAAGGCGACCATTGATCCCGAGACGTGGACGGTTTGCTGGCCCAATGGTGAAGATGTGGCCCCGGACGCCATGTACGAAGAGGTGAAGAAGCAACAGGGTGAAGGTGGTAGCCTTCCACGGTGAAGTAGACGGATAGACGATTCTTCCAGGGCCTAGAGACGGACTAGCTACCCGTCTTGAAACACCGCTTCCCTTGGCGGGTGGCCCTGGGATTTTTCAAGGGATATGCTGAAGGGGGCTTAAGATGGACGATGGATCACAACAATATTCATTTTGGTTATGGCAATATGAAGCGAGAAGCCAAAAACCAAACCACTTAAAAACATTCAAAGGAAAAGACTTTTCTCATGAAGGATGCCCCAATAATATAATTCCGCCCAGTGAAATCATTCAATCAATTATTGACGATAGCTTTTCTCCAATCGGACCAAGCTTTGTTGGCCTTGGGTATTATGGATCTTCAATAGAAAAGTTGGAATGTTACGATGCTATACCTGTTACAATTGACATGATGCAAAAGAGGCACAAAAAGGTTCCTGTCGCAGTAAATGTAAACGAAGATAATGAACGGTTGCTGTGCGATTTTATGTGTTTTTTAACAATATACAAATATAATGAATATATGAGCACGATTTTGAGATTTCCGGATAATAAAGATGAAACAGTGCTAAAAAAATTGAATGACGATATGGTTG is from Solidesulfovibrio sp. and encodes:
- a CDS encoding DUF3368 domain-containing protein encodes the protein MPRTISNTSPFQYLHQIGQLELLPALVQNVLVPPAVVDELAAGRAMGLDLPSPEALPWVTIQAPASMAALPLVRDLGPGESQALALALEYPGAVVILDDKLGRHVARSLSVLHTGTLGVLIDAKRAGLLPAVAPLIDRLHACGFRLTAKARQAVLNVAGETAR
- a CDS encoding DUF2442 domain-containing protein, with product MAIARGEMPQDANALGSDAYPTVPWMVEAIKPLPDYRLEVTFADGLHGVVDLSHIPHTGVFAVWDEPGYFEKATIDPETWTVCWPNGEDVAPDAMYEEVKKQQGEGGSLPR
- a CDS encoding UPF0175 family protein, which codes for MRQISIQIPDDALTALMLPQEGQDRIGGELLLLAAAKLYELGRLSSGAAARLAGIPRTVFLARLAEYGVDTFDLTEEELHGEARLAANHL